One stretch of Cohnella algarum DNA includes these proteins:
- the spoIIE gene encoding stage II sporulation protein E codes for MIKQSVIPFVPRQQQNPNSDENKKERRWKFNLRNPRKKPAPSRPGDRALVGLFQRYRWALLVVAVGFLLGRAVMLEGLAPFAAAFFAVVLYTRRDLAVWAAAGAFAGSFWSLSGEPAVIAAEIGIVYLLVRALEAYERADLSHAPVVVFTSTLLVRLFATVMTETSAGWLPYALTAVEAGLAFVLTLLFLHALPVLSRPARKSRLRHEEWVGLMILAASVLTGVVGWAVYGVSLEMLLSRYAVVLVALAAGPLVGTSAGVIAGIILSLSDLSAVSQIGILAFGGLMAGLIRQGGKPAVAFGLLLGTSMLSLYEGQAQTTMASVWASVAASVLLFATPRKWIDSIAGYVPGTADYAQNQQDYAKKVRDLTAERVERFSEVFRQLAGSFRQITYAGETARSERDFEHFINTVHETNCQSCHRRWQCWDGQFFQTYKLLTDMMSAVETDPELAASHLPKPWTRHCVKTPQVLEVLKRQYDLYRHDQHWRRQVQDSRLLVAEQLSGVSQVMDDLVKEIRREAKELSRQEEQIREALDGLGLAIQRIDIINLEEGQVEIEMIHAFRPGYDECRKMIAPLLSDILGESISVRSERVAEGPGKWTTVTFGSAKAFEVTTGVAAAAKDGDLLSGDSFSMTELGSGKFAVSISDGMGNGARARLESSAALSMLEQLLQSGINERVAIKSVNSILLLRSPEEMFATVDLALIDLYTAQATLLKIGSTPSFIKRGREIIPIAANNLPIGILQDIEVDFLQIDLEPGDTLIMMTDGIIDAPGHAINKEMWMKRVLQEIASDDPQEIADALLQTAMRQYPGGSVRDDMTVVVTKIARREPEWAAFRWPGLDRLERSRTVS; via the coding sequence ATGATCAAGCAGTCCGTCATTCCCTTCGTGCCGCGCCAGCAGCAAAATCCAAATTCCGATGAGAACAAAAAGGAGAGACGATGGAAATTCAATTTGCGGAATCCGCGAAAAAAACCGGCGCCGTCCCGGCCCGGAGATCGCGCCTTGGTCGGTTTGTTTCAGCGTTATCGATGGGCATTGCTCGTCGTTGCCGTCGGTTTTTTGCTCGGGCGAGCGGTTATGCTGGAAGGGCTCGCGCCTTTTGCGGCCGCCTTCTTCGCCGTCGTGCTGTACACGCGCAGAGACTTGGCCGTGTGGGCCGCGGCGGGGGCGTTCGCGGGGAGCTTCTGGTCGCTTTCGGGGGAGCCGGCGGTCATCGCCGCGGAGATCGGCATCGTCTATCTGCTTGTCCGAGCGCTGGAGGCGTACGAGCGAGCGGATCTGTCCCACGCTCCGGTCGTCGTGTTTACTTCGACGCTACTGGTCCGCCTCTTTGCGACGGTCATGACGGAGACGTCGGCCGGCTGGCTGCCGTACGCGCTCACGGCGGTGGAGGCGGGACTTGCGTTCGTGCTGACGCTGCTGTTCCTGCACGCCCTGCCCGTCTTGTCCCGGCCCGCGAGAAAATCCCGCCTGCGCCACGAGGAGTGGGTGGGACTGATGATCCTGGCCGCCTCGGTGCTGACGGGCGTCGTCGGCTGGGCCGTCTACGGCGTTTCGCTGGAGATGCTGCTGTCCCGCTACGCGGTCGTGCTGGTCGCGCTTGCCGCCGGTCCTTTGGTCGGCACTTCCGCGGGGGTGATCGCCGGCATTATTTTGAGTCTTTCGGATTTGAGCGCCGTTTCGCAGATCGGCATTTTGGCCTTCGGAGGGCTGATGGCCGGGTTGATCCGACAGGGCGGAAAGCCCGCGGTCGCGTTCGGCCTGCTGCTGGGCACTTCGATGTTGTCGCTCTACGAAGGGCAGGCCCAGACGACGATGGCCTCGGTCTGGGCGTCCGTAGCCGCTTCCGTCCTGTTGTTCGCAACGCCCCGGAAGTGGATCGACTCTATTGCAGGATATGTGCCGGGGACGGCGGATTATGCCCAAAATCAACAGGACTACGCAAAAAAAGTCCGGGACTTGACCGCGGAGCGGGTCGAGCGGTTCTCGGAGGTGTTCCGCCAGCTGGCCGGCAGCTTCCGCCAGATCACGTATGCCGGAGAGACGGCCCGCAGCGAACGGGATTTCGAACATTTTATCAATACGGTGCACGAGACGAATTGCCAGAGCTGCCATCGGAGGTGGCAGTGCTGGGACGGACAGTTTTTTCAAACCTACAAATTGCTGACGGACATGATGAGCGCGGTGGAAACGGATCCGGAGCTCGCCGCTTCCCATCTGCCCAAGCCGTGGACGCGGCATTGCGTCAAAACCCCGCAGGTGCTGGAGGTGCTCAAGCGGCAATACGACTTGTACCGCCACGACCAACACTGGCGGCGCCAGGTGCAGGACAGCCGGCTGCTGGTCGCCGAGCAGCTGTCGGGCGTCTCCCAGGTCATGGACGACCTGGTGAAGGAAATCCGCAGGGAAGCGAAGGAGCTGAGCCGGCAGGAGGAGCAGATTCGGGAAGCGCTCGATGGCTTGGGGCTGGCGATTCAACGCATCGATATCATTAATCTGGAGGAGGGACAGGTCGAGATTGAAATGATCCATGCGTTCCGGCCGGGGTACGACGAGTGCCGGAAAATGATCGCGCCGCTGCTTAGCGACATCCTCGGCGAAAGCATTTCGGTGCGAAGCGAGCGCGTGGCGGAAGGACCGGGGAAGTGGACGACCGTCACGTTCGGTTCTGCGAAGGCGTTCGAAGTGACGACCGGGGTGGCCGCGGCGGCCAAGGACGGCGACCTGCTGTCCGGCGACAGCTTCAGCATGACGGAGCTGGGGAGCGGCAAGTTCGCGGTATCCATCAGCGACGGCATGGGCAACGGGGCGCGGGCGAGGCTCGAAAGCAGCGCGGCGCTGTCGATGCTGGAGCAGCTGCTGCAATCGGGCATCAACGAGCGGGTGGCGATCAAGTCGGTCAACTCGATTTTGCTGCTGCGCTCGCCCGAGGAAATGTTCGCGACGGTCGATCTCGCGCTGATCGACCTGTACACGGCGCAGGCGACGCTGCTGAAGATCGGTTCGACGCCGAGCTTCATCAAGCGCGGGCGCGAAATCATTCCGATCGCGGCGAACAACCTGCCGATCGGAATCCTGCAGGACATCGAGGTCGACTTCCTGCAGATCGATCTGGAGCCCGGCGATACGCTCATCATGATGACGGACGGCATCATCGACGCCCCGGGACACGCGATCAACAAGGAAATGTGGATGAAGCGGGTGCTTCAGGAAATCGCGAGCGACGACCCGCAGGAAATCGCGGACGCGCT